The following nucleotide sequence is from Stigmatopora argus isolate UIUO_Sarg chromosome 18, RoL_Sarg_1.0, whole genome shotgun sequence.
TCTTGAAATCTACTGTTAAGATTCCTCCATTTCATCTTGAATACTGTAATATTTATCCTTACGGCCACAAGACGGCAGTCTTCTCAACACAGCCAAAATACCGCATAGAAGAAGACCACTTCCGTATTCCTGTCCCCTCCCATTCGTTCCTCCGCTTCTCCGCCATCACGGAAAACCGAACAAAAACCCCCCAATGTCGAGCAAAATGGGGAGAAGGCGAAGAGCGGAAAAAAGCCACTAATGTCACTGACAGCGCCCCGTTGAGCATGGAACGCACTCGGCTGGATTTATGAGCCACAATGCGGACTTCCCATTCGGCTCGTAATTGCTAACTAGCGCCGCTAATCAGCCCGGAATTGTGAAGCGAGTGGCCGCTCGCTCAGTTCGCTTGACAGGCAGCCGCTTTTTCTACATGTCGACTGCCCAATTCCGTCTAAACTTCGCAATGGCGAGGGGTTTGAGTCAAGGCGTCGACGGGAAAAATGCATTTTGCTCGCGCTGAGTAGACGGCCGCTGCAGGAGAGCTGGCCGCTTGGGGGGGCAAAAAAAGGGGAGTGAGACCTACATTTTTCTTACCAGGCCAGTCAGCTAGCTTCGGCTAGCTCCAGTGGATTCCAAAACCACGGTGAGAACAGATTTGAGCTTTTATGCAAACTACTTGTGTCCAAAATGACTTCTTTTAGTATTTGACAGCAGTCCAAATTCACCTTGACATTGACTTTTGTATGGTCTCTAGAAAGAAGCGTTATGAAATGATAACAACCGTTTTACCCAGGATTAAATATCTTAAATAAAACAACTCATTGGCTTCAATTGACGGTGATAAACGTCTAATCCATTGGATTAGACgtttattgttgtcaatggcaatgaaacaaGATGATTCAATTCCAAACACccaaattgaaaacattttgtttcttatctcattttctgaactgctttatcctcactagggtcgtggggggtgctggagcctatcccagctgattttgggccagaggcgggagacgcactgaattggtggccagtcaatcgcagggcacaaggaggcaaacagtgtccaatcagcctaccgtgcatgtctttgtaatgtgggaggaaaccggagtacctggagaaaacccacgcaggcccagggagaaagtgcaaactccacacaggtggaccgacctggatttgaacccaggtccctcactatgaggccgacgcgctaaccactcaccgccgggccgcccattttgTATTTCTGTAAATGGTATTTAATGAGGTAATATATATTTTGACGGCTGTCCCTGTTTTTTTAGATGGGTTTTGGATCAATTTTACTGAATATTGTATTGATTAAAAATAGTATGTTTAAGTAGGAGAAAAAGGTGGATTCTACCTTTTTTCGTGGGACATAGAGAGGGATAGGATAGATACATTaccttaaaaaaatctattgaattacactttttttttatttagacaaTGAGGAAGACTGATAATGTCCCAATATTTTCTGCGCAACAAAACAGCTTGTGCAATTGGTCATGCGTAACTCTAGCGTTTGCATTAAAACTGATGATAAATGGAACTAATAATGCTTAGTTTTGGCAAGCAGTGTCGAACATGTAATTAATTATCTTTTGACTTAGAACTTTGATTACTCTTTGCAGTTTGCTTTTGACCAAATTAAATTGCATTTAATATTAGTGAGGATTGTCATTCACACAATTTAATCATTATTGTGAATAGAGTGGACCACGTTGAGGAATCCATTTAATAGCTAAGTTGTGCATTGTATTACATTATTATGATAGCTGTTCTCTGGTTCTGTTTATTgtcaaataaatgtatttgtttcGTTTACTAAGTTTTGCACAAAAACAGTGGAGATTGCACATATTGTGTTCTAAAatacaaatgacattttattttttgaccctGCTAGCGCAACGCTAATATAAAATCAGAAGCAATTTTGTTAAATATACTACTACTAAATACACCCTGAATGTGTGGCATGCCAATTACGTGTTAACTACTAGTTAACAAAAACCCCAgttaaattaatgttttttaaaagaatagaATTTAGATAATATGAGAAAagcaaaatgatatattttttgagCGGTGGCCAAATCGCCCCGCCCTAATTTATACATTATAACCTTTACAACTGTAGCGGTAAGGGAACTAACTCAATGATTAGGCGGTTGTGTTGAACAATTTTTACAGCACCAACCACATTAATTTTGTGATAACGTACAACATGATTTTTGCGCATCAAATATTGGAGTCCTTATTTGTGACCCCACCCGTGTGGTCCAGGCGCTGGTCATGCCTTCGAGTGTGCGGGCCGGGAGCCTGAAGGACCCGGAGGTGGCCGAGCTCTTCTGCAGGGAGGACCCCGAGAAGCTCTTCACGGACCTGAGGGAAATAGGACACGGGAGCTTCGGCGCGGTCTACTTTGTGAGTCCAAAACGGCCTATAAAGGATGATTTGAGGAGCTAAAGTCTTCATTTTGTAATCATCTGCTCGGTCGTTAGGCCCATGACATCCGTACCAATGAGGTGGTGGCCATCAAGAAGATGTCCTATAGTGGCAAGCAGTCCAATGAGGTAAGAGTGAGGCGCATAATTCCAGCCAGATGCTTGATCTAAGAAGAGCTTGCCTTTTAGAAATGGCAGGATATCATCAAGGAAGTCAAGTTCCTCCAGAAACTGCGGCACCCCAACACGGTCGAGTACCATGGATGCTATCTGAGGGAGCACACGGCATGGGTGAGTGAGtcctagggggaaaaaaagttgactCATTGACTCATTTTACGGTGGTGGACATCCCaggccattttatttttggtcaaaaaagttaacttacttatcgctattgacggcgctagacgtccaatccgtttttacTGGGTTtcgtgccgtcaatggcactgaaagatgcgCCTATCCACAGCCAGTTTCAGTGAATTGGAGATCTTTCATTGTCAATACCAGGCAATACGATAATTTtgtgtcagttttttttccacataaagGTAAGCTCTGGTAAATTTTTGATCAATTCCTgctgattttgagggactttccagGGATGCGTCTTGTTCGTCTGTCGTTTCCTGCTGATTATTTTTAGGCATTTCTAGATTACTtccttttggggcatttcaaggtttcctattaactcattgcatttaatgatatatgtacagtatgaatgagtgaTTTTAAGGAATTATAAATATTCCCATTCTCTCGTGTCGCCTCTGTCTTTGCTAGCTGGTGATGGAGTACTGCTTGGGTTCCGCTTCAGACTTGTTGGAAGGTGAGAACTGAAATCTGTCATACTGAAGGTTACAAGTCATTACTGTGCTGAATATTTTAATAAAGTCGGATATTTCTGCTCGTAGTCCACAAAAAGCCCCTCCAAGAAGTGGAAATAGCTGCGATTACCCACGGTGCACTGCAGGGACTGGTCTATCTTCACTCTCACAACATGATCCACAGGTTTGCTGCTTTGTTAAaactttcacacacacaaacttccTCTGTTAAGAACCGTACTCTTTCGACTTGATGTAGGAGTATTATGAGTACTTTTAGGTAGTATTTTAGTCCATTTTAGGagtattaaaatgattttttagagCATATTTTCATCCATGTTTGAGTTTTCTGGAGATTTAAGAATATTCACATTACTTTTGAGAGTATTCAGATTACTATTAGTGTATTTTAGTACATGTAGTTTTCAGATTAGTTGTAATAAGaatttttgtagattttttttagtacatCGATAGTACTACTAGAATTTTTGTAAATATAAGGATATTTATGGCATGTTTATAAAGTATTTAAGTACAACTAGGAATGATTACTTCACTTCAgtataattttattcataggTAGCACTTGGGGACTCAAGTATTTTTGGAGGTATTACTTTGTTTAAAACGCTTAAACTACCGTTTTCTACTCAACTTAACAGGAAAATGTGGTTGACCACAGAACAAATGAATGTTGTAATTCACTTCTCTGTCATTTTCTCTCAGGGACGTCAAAGCAGGCAACATCTTGCTGACGGAACCCGGCCAGGTCAAACTGGGCGACTTTGGTTCTGCCTCCATCATCGCGCCGGCCAACTCCTTTGTAGGGACACCTTACTGGTAGGGCCTCGGGCATTTTAGCCGACATTTGTGCCGTGACACTCAATCATCGTCAAACAAGAAGTCAATGTTTTTGGTTTCTGCTGCAGGATGGCTCCCGAAGTGATCCTAGCCATGGACGAGGGTCAGTACGACGGAAAAGTGGATGTGTGGTCACTTGGCATTACCTGCATAGAGTTGGGTAAGGAGGCAAAACCACATTGACCTTTCCCgcgacagcaatggacgtccaatccatttgaagcggggggatcgttcaaatggatcggacgtcaacTTGTTCTAAACTCGTTTAAATTCTCCGCTGAACGATGCGGGTGCCACTTCATTGTCAGTCAGGCTCATTCCGTTTTTATTtgtatctaccgtattttcacgactatacggcgcatcgtatttttagccgcagtgtcaataacgagtgctatttctgtatattacacacacaaaggacgcaccgtttgcatagacgcagccaggcatggcaaaacatacaccagcttaaacatacacgctacacccacgcgctaaaaacacgtttttaaaaaggggacgGAAGCacaactgagttcggttgtactttatttagccattttacaatgtactcacgtcatcatcacccacaaatccatcaaagtcctcattttctgtatctgaattgaacaattgtccaaatgagtcatcgaaaacgctgagttttatacgttcgtccaggcggccacaatccattcgcaaatagttgctagctagtagctagcgtaactattccaacgctgctttccatgcttcgtaaagctgtgttgatgccaatcgccaggccacaatccattcgcaaatagtagctagctagtagctagcgtccatgcttcgtaaagctgtgttgatgccgatcgccaggccacaatccattgggtgtattgacaaaagaactacatatcccagcagtcactgcgcagtactttttctacggggaaaatagtagagtcgggggatGCTtgtcgtagttgtgagagctgtagaggatgctgtaccctatcgactgatttattttattttatcgtgataacaattttagtattggtccatatataaagcgcactgggttataaggtgccctgtctattttggagaaaatttaagacttatgtgcgccttatagtcgtgaaaatacggtatttattttttgcaagacATCTAtcttcgtcaatggcagtcacaGATTTAATCTAAGTCCTGGTTTGTTCCCCCATCCAGCGGAAAGGAAGCCTCCTCTGTTCAACATGAATGCAATGAGTGCCTTATATCACATCGCGCAGAATGAGAGCCCGGTTTTGCAGTCCAATCATTGGTAGGGGACCATCGAGCCCGACAAGGCCGTCCATCGACGCCTTCGACTGACCCGCCTTATCTTTCAGGTCGGATTATTTCCGGAATTTTGTGGATTCGTGCTTGCAAAAGATTGCCCAGGACAGACCTACCTCCGACGTGCTGCTCAAGGTGAATTTAGACCCAGCTACCGTTTGTATACCTCATAATGGGGCTGTCAGTATTTTGCCCCAAGCCACATTGTAGTTATGCTTTTATTCAAAGGGTGTTATTTATGCCAACTAGGTTGACAGAATTACTAGACTAAAAATTCAACAGATTTTCTGATCATTAATTGACATAAGATTTCGTCCAAATACTCTTTTTGAGCCTCTTGATAACAAATAttctcttatttaaaaaaaaaatatatatataacttaaaATTTCAATAGAAAGAgggaaaacattaaaattttCCGTTCGTCTTTTGAGTTTTCattgaggagggaaaaaaaatttaatattatattttcattcattgatttacattgaaaaataaaaggggagaAGAGTAAGCAATCtctgttgtatttatttttatttaaatttttagatttaaaaagattttggggATAAAAACATTGTGCAAAACCCCTTAAATATActtcaaaatatattatttcaatcttttttccttttttaaaatcttttaatgatttgattttcaTAAAAAGACCGTgaaattttatgtatttaacatattttgacttgcattcaaaataaatgtggaaatcaggaaatattcagttttatttatattttttttgaatgcttttttttgggtgaaaaaaaactgaaagcaCTGGAAAATgctcatttctatttttttcttaaaaaaaaaaagcaaaaaaaagatgaatgttttctatatatatctcttgagtttcatttgaattttggcACGAACCATggcatgatttactttcattGACACCTGTGTGTGCCTAAAGGTATTCCTATTCTAACCTCAGGGTTTTTCTGCCCTTCCAGCACCATTTCTTGTGCAGGGAGCGTCCAATGACCAGCGTGATGGACCTGATTGCGCGTACTAAGGACGCCGTCCGTGAGCTGGACAACCTTCAGTATAGGAAGATGAAGAAAATCCTTTTCCACGAAGCCCACAATGGCCCTGCGCCTGAAGGGGCGGACGAGGAGGAGGTAAAAAATCGCAGGGTAGTGAATTCGccataagtgaagacgcgataatcgagggattactctacAGTTGaacttgttcattttggggacCTTTCATGTTGCTGAACAATATGAAAGACATTTGTTTGGTCCATCCTGTCTTTGTATCAAACTGTTTACCGTGTAATATGAAGGTAAGACCACTTCCCTTCCATGCAGAAGGCTTTGTTGTCATTGGTTGCCTCTTCCTCGAAAGGAAGTCATGGAATTCAGGGAATGCCTATGTTCAGTCAAATGTATTGAACAACTATCGTATTGATGGCTTAAAATCAAGTAGCGCCCTTTGCTAACATGTTTAATAATTTCATTTAATCGCATGTACAAAGGCGACAGGCGCAACGTCATGTCACCACGTTTGAGTAGCCCCGCAGTGTCATTGAATTTTAAGATGACTGAGTTCATCTTTCTGCAACAGCAGTAGAGTAACAAATTCAGTATGTGTTGACATTTAGTCGTTTTGTCACTTGCTTAAAGCATTTGTTGTGGATCTTTTTAGGACGTGGAGCAGTACATGCTGCGCACGGGCACCGTGAACAGCATGGAGAGCTCGCACTCGCTGCCGTCCATGTCCATCAGCGCCAGCTCCCAAAGCAGCTCCGTCAACAGCCTGGCGGACGGTTCGGACGACAGCGGCGAGATGGCCATGATGCAGGAGGGCGAGCACACCGTCACCTCCAACAGCTCCGTCCTGCACAAACCCTTGGTCAGTTCCAGCCACGCGCAATATTCACACTCCCAGTttgtagtggaaaaaaatggtaatattACGACAGTAAAATTGAAATACGACAAACTATACGTCAATATTTTGGGtttctttgattcctgttgGTAAAACCTTGATGAgactttatattgtaaatataggtGACAGAGTTTCaaatgagaagattttcagcAAGTGTGGTAGCTTGAGATTTTTGCGATCCAAAGCGTTTGGGAAACATCGGTttagaaaatgttgttttccgCGAGCCCTCCTCGTTAAAAGTCTTCTTCTGTCGCCCCCTGTAGAGCCACGATAACATCTACGACGACCCGTACCAGCCGGAGGTGGACTTGCAACGAGAGGCCTCGTCCGCCAGCGGAgtgggcggcggcggcagcgccggcggtggtggtggtggtggtggaggaggaggaggaggaggggggaggCGCCGTCGCGGCCGAGACCACTTCGCCACCATTCGCACCGCCTCCCTCGTCACTCGCCAGATCCAGGAACACGAACAGGGGTCGGCCTTGAGAGAGCAGATGTCCGGGTAAGCGGTAACGCGACTTAGGCCAATCAAGAATGCCCACCGTCTTTGTACTGACGCTCATGTCACGGACGCCTACAGGTACAAGCGTATGCGCCGGCAGCACCAGAAGCAATTGATGGGTCTTGAAAACAAGCTGAAAGCAGAGATGGATGAGCACCAGCTGAGACTGGACAAAGAACTGGAGAACCAGAGAAACAGCTTCTCTATGGAGGGGGAAAAGTTGTGCAAGAAGCACTCTGCCATTATGGATAAGGAGGTTAGCTGGGAATCGAGGAAATCTAATATTAGTCTGATCAGCATATTTCTAAGAGATGTTCTCTTTCCAAGACCAAGGCCGTCCTGACTGAGGAGAAGAAGTTCCAACAGCACATACTCGGTCAGCAAAAGAAGGAGTTGACGAGTCTACTAGAGTCGCAGAAACGACAGTACCGACAACGCAAGGAGCAACTCAAAGAGGTGCTGGTCCACGTCCAAGAGCAgtggttgggaacctttttgacagagagaggcataaacaattcatattttgaaatgttattccttgagagccagactcagaatttaaaagtcaaaatacatggaaATGTGAGCATTTTCCTTGGTAATTTGaccacttttgaagtacagagtctctgaattatttttgttatgttGTCGCTAATCAATGAGCATCAATGAGtgtatggagaaaaaaaagattaaagcgGCGCTCGAGGTAGTGTCAGCGCCTCAATGCcgacgtaacgctcctattggtgcgttcggggccatattttagctcacaggttagcggagagcccaTCAAAttccgagccataggttccctacccctgtcctAGAGTCTTGTTACCCGTtgacttttcttgtttttccaaatatggTCAGCGGTTGAGCAGAATTCCTGTTGTGGCTGCCGTTTCAAATTTCTAGGAACTGAATGAGAACCAGTCAACGCCAAAGCGGGAGAAGCAGGAGTGGTTGGTGCACCAGAAGGAGTGTCTGCAGCAGCACCAAGCCGAGGAGGAGTCCGGATTGCTGAGGAGGCAGAGGCAGTATTATGAGCTCCAGAGTCGCCAGTACAAGAGGAAAATGCTGCTAGCACGTCACAACCTGGAGCAGGACCTGCTCCGAGAGGTACCATTAAGTAGACCCGAATTTTCCCTTTGCAATCAGATCTTTGGGAATGCTTAGATAAGTGAATTTCACTGGGAAACTGGAGATGGCCAACTTTCTCTTTCTTCCTGTAGGAGCTAAACAAAAAGCAGACGCTGAAAGACCTGGAGTGCGCCATGCTACTGCGCCACCACGAGTCCACGCAGGAGCTGGAGTTCCGTCAGCTGAACCTGGTTCAGCGCACCCGGGCCGAGCTGATCCGTACCCAGCATCAGACGGAGCTCACCAACCAGATGGAGTACAACAAGCGGCGCGAGCAGGAGCTGCGGCAGAAGCACGCCGTGGAGGTCCGACAGCAGCCCAAGAGCCTCAAAGTGAGTGACGGTCAGACTGCAGACGACTTGACACAGTTAGAAAAGCTAGAGATGAGCGACGATGACGACCTAAGTGACAACAGAAGGGACAGTGGGGAGAACCTGAGGGACGGGTTTGCGTCTGTGGGGTCAGAACGGTTAGATGATGCCAAAGAAAAGTTAGATGAAAGCAAAGAGATAGACGGAAGCGAAGGGCGAGAAGAGATTGGCGAGGTAGAAGGAGTTGGCTGGGAAACGGGTGCAGAAGGGCTTGACCAGAGCACGGGATATTTCAGAGTAGAAGAGCCGAGAAAGGAGGGTGAAAGCAGCGAAGCGGGCGTGGAATTTACAGGGGAGGATGAAGAAGTAATGAGCAACTACGTAGACGAAGAAAGTGACGTGAGGTTAAAGAGGAGAGAGTCCGACGGGCAAGAGGCTTGGGAACAAGTGCGGGAGGTCCACGGGCTGCTTTGGGAAGACGAGGACGAGCAAGAAGGAAGGGGCGTGGCCGACGGCTGCCCATGCGAGCTGGTCTCCTCGCCGTCTCTGGACGAGAGACGCGTCCGAGAGCAGGGGCGGGACGACCTGTCCGAGTTTTACTTCCCCAACCTTCCCGATGAGCTGGAGGCTGTCCCTCCCGTCCCTCCGCCCCCTCACACCTGGCTCTTCTCTCACCTGGCCAGCCTCCTCCTGTCGCTTTGGGCCGCCGCCCGTCCGTCCAACTTGACGCTGCTCCTCCTGTGCGTCCTCCTTTTGTCTCTGCGCCGCTCCCCCGCCGTCCCCTCGCTGGGCTCGCTTCTCCTTTCCGCCGAGCTGGCCCTCCTGGCTCATTTCTTCTCCTACCTCCTCCTGCGCTCCGTTTTCTCGCTCTGTTTCTCCTCCTACCTTTCGCTGGGCCCGTGGGCCAGCGGGCTGGCGGCCCTGGGGCTCTCGCTCAGCTTGGGGATGTACTACGTCCCCGTCATTCTGGTGTCGGCGTCCTTCCTCAGCTCGCCCTCGCTCTTCCTCTCGCTCTACCTGGCGGTGGTCTTGGCGGTGCGGCCGGCACGCCGCTTCCTCCAGTGCGCCCCGCGTAAGATCAACCGGCTGTTCATGCGCGTCCTCTTCCGCCTGCCGCGGCCGCTCTTCGTGGCGTGCCAGACGCTTCTGGGCGGCGTGGCCGAACGCAGCCTCTACGAGATGTTTCCAAAAGCGGGCCGCAACTGGGGGTCGCGCCGCTCCAAAATCCCCGTCCCCCTTAGCACCCTTCCCTTAAACCAGCGAGCCCGTAAAGGGCGCCGCTCCATTCCGGCGCGGGCCGTCTCGTGGGCTAAGCAGTTCGCCCGCCGCCCCTTGTGGGCCCTCGCCGACCTAGCTAACTCTCTGGCGCTCAAGCTGGCCGGAACGCTGGTTGGACAACTTCCGGTCGGCGTCCATGTTTGGTTGAGGCGAGTGGGGGTTTTGAAGAAGAAGCCGCCCTGTCGCCTGCCGAGACTTTTGCCCCGCGAAGTGAGGGAAGCTAGGCTGAGGGAACGAATGAGGTGGGAAAGGGAGAGGCGGCGAAGGGAGGAGAGGGAAAGGATTCTCCGCGATGTCACGCGGTGGGAGTGCGCGCTCAGGCGAACGTCCTCGGGGCGCTTCGTTCGGGGGAAGGTTCGCCCCTGGAGATGAAAGGGAACCAGCGTAAATGAGTGTCCTGCTTTTAAATGTTACCGATAGACACAGTTGCGCTTTAGCGGCCGTTAGCGATGATAGACGTCCCGTAACGTGGCGTCCAATCGTCTTTCTGCCGTGGATTTCAATGGCTTTATCACTAGCGTAACAGGAGCAGGTGTTtgatccatttaaagtggagtGGTGGCAACCAATGAACGTATTTATAAAGAAACatgtagaaaatattttttataaatgaatagaATGTTTAACATCTAAATTGAAATGTAAATGTACTGAAATACACTTTGGGGTATCTTCCACCAATAACACAAGTTAAATAATAAAGTAGTATTCATAACAAATAACATACAAAATCAATAGTTGGTATTTAAAATAAGATGATTTGCTGTGCTtgggatttttgttttgaattataaaaataaaataaaggaactAGGCAAGTTAACAatttttcagtcattttaactgggaaaccTAGTTGTGATGCTGCCAAcctctcccactcaaaatggattggacatctaacactCATTAAACATTTCTGTGTCCATcattaacattgaaaaaaaaacatggtccaTGACAGACTGTTATTCCAATTCAAAATGAACTGGTCTGACTCTTTAAGActcaaaattaaagaaaaagctCCCTGATTGGCTACGGAACTTTGGGCCCAATCACAGTGACCGTACCAAAACCCAACcaaatatttcatcattttgcTTTTTGTAAAAGTTCCTCACATTTCGCTCTTCATTGTTAAagacaattgttttgtttttttaaatcaccgtGTCTGTGCAATGACTTCATTTTCTTACGTTTGTTCTCTACGCTTTGAACAAATTTGACGGTGTTACGCGACGAAAGATCCAACACTAGCTGCCTGCCGCACTTAAAACGTGCAATAAGCGTTAAATCTATCTACTAGTTGAGTCCATTTCCAAATCTTATTGCTGtttatgcaatatttttgttatgttttacCATGTAAACATTTGAGATATTTTTCTCAATAGTCACGAAGCAATTGAGTGCCTTTGAATAAGTATTTGCACAAATATTCTAAGTATATAGAAatagttgtttttattatatgaaGCCATATAGACAATCTAATGGAGAAGAATGCATCCAAAGACTGAAACAAATgtgaaattagatgagatgaattTCTTTTCGTGGTATTTTTGCAGAGTTGTAACGAACGGTCAGGAAgtcggaccaaaaaaaaaaaagtgaacctATGCGAGTTTGTCttcgtttaaagaaaaaaaaatgaatagaatgaCTGTAGTTGAAATGAAGGTTTTAAAATACTGTGTTTTTGGGTGCGTCAGGGTTTGACTTCGAAGAAATCCAAATGTCGCAAAGCAAggaagttaaaaaacaaaaacaagcaaaactaACTCAGGGCAATCAGTTCgagatctgttttttttctcctccatatttaatttgacttaatttatttgccattattttaattgtgtgtttttcttttatttgtctGATTTGGATTCCTCCATGTGATTGCTTGTATTGTGTTGTTGACGCATCACCtcgacttattttatttttttaccttttttttagcAGTATTTCTTTCAAGAGCACTacggcttttaaaaaaaaatattttggtcacCAGCATAGAAACCAAAATATGtcattttctgttcacccaAATAAATTCCTTTGTGTTGAACTCATTgtcctgtttgttttttgttttttttttgtaaatgattTTAGTCtcctttgttgtttgttttccccaattcagacattttgttgttgtgctcccttttttgtttatttttaattttttgggtgtgatgctattcattcatttaactaGAAGAAACAGACCtaagcagacaaactcaaagcagTGCCATATTTCTGACCTTTTTGGACCTTTCAATACCATACAAATTTGATTTAAACGTTCATTCTTTGATCaaattattttctaatttcTGTATCCTTTGACCTCACTAccccaaaatgtaattaattggtGCCACTTGATATCTAATCCGACTCGAGGCCAAATTCAACATCTTGTTATATTTGGGACTACTTTGACCCTTTCACATATCATCCTTCCTGCAAATTGGAACCAAATGCAATATTCTattgcaaaatgtattttctgacCT
It contains:
- the taok2b gene encoding serine/threonine-protein kinase TAO2 isoform X1, coding for MPSSVRAGSLKDPEVAELFCREDPEKLFTDLREIGHGSFGAVYFAHDIRTNEVVAIKKMSYSGKQSNEKWQDIIKEVKFLQKLRHPNTVEYHGCYLREHTAWLVMEYCLGSASDLLEVHKKPLQEVEIAAITHGALQGLVYLHSHNMIHRDVKAGNILLTEPGQVKLGDFGSASIIAPANSFVGTPYWMAPEVILAMDEGQYDGKVDVWSLGITCIELAERKPPLFNMNAMSALYHIAQNESPVLQSNHWSDYFRNFVDSCLQKIAQDRPTSDVLLKHHFLCRERPMTSVMDLIARTKDAVRELDNLQYRKMKKILFHEAHNGPAPEGADEEEDVEQYMLRTGTVNSMESSHSLPSMSISASSQSSSVNSLADGSDDSGEMAMMQEGEHTVTSNSSVLHKPLSHDNIYDDPYQPEVDLQREASSASGVGGGGSAGGGGGGGGGGGGGGGRRRRGRDHFATIRTASLVTRQIQEHEQGSALREQMSGYKRMRRQHQKQLMGLENKLKAEMDEHQLRLDKELENQRNSFSMEGEKLCKKHSAIMDKETKAVLTEEKKFQQHILGQQKKELTSLLESQKRQYRQRKEQLKEELNENQSTPKREKQEWLVHQKECLQQHQAEEESGLLRRQRQYYELQSRQYKRKMLLARHNLEQDLLREELNKKQTLKDLECAMLLRHHESTQELEFRQLNLVQRTRAELIRTQHQTELTNQMEYNKRREQELRQKHAVEVRQQPKSLKVSDGQTADDLTQLEKLEMSDDDDLSDNRRDSGENLRDGFASVGSERLDDAKEKLDESKEIDGSEGREEIGEVEGVGWETGAEGLDQSTGYFRVEEPRKEGESSEAGVEFTGEDEEVMSNYVDEESDVRLKRRESDGQEAWEQVREVHGLLWEDEDEQEGRGVADGCPCELVSSPSLDERRVREQGRDDLSEFYFPNLPDELEAVPPVPPPPHTWLFSHLASLLLSLWAAARPSNLTLLLLCVLLLSLRRSPAVPSLGSLLLSAELALLAHFFSYLLLRSVFSLCFSSYLSLGPWASGLAALGLSLSLGMYYVPVILVSASFLSSPSLFLSLYLAVVLAVRPARRFLQCAPRKINRLFMRVLFRLPRPLFVACQTLLGGVAERSLYEMFPKAGRNWGSRRSKIPVPLSTLPLNQRARKGRRSIPARAVSWAKQFARRPLWALADLANSLALKLAGTLVGQLPVGVHVWLRRVGVLKKKPPCRLPRLLPREVREARLRERMRWERERRRREERERILRDVTRWECALRRTSSGRFVRGKVRPWR
- the taok2b gene encoding serine/threonine-protein kinase TAO2 isoform X2, with product MPSSVRAGSLKDPEVAELFCREDPEKLFTDLREIGHGSFGAVYFAHDIRTNEVVAIKKMSYSGKQSNEKWQDIIKEVKFLQKLRHPNTVEYHGCYLREHTAWLVMEYCLGSASDLLEVHKKPLQEVEIAAITHGALQGLVYLHSHNMIHRDVKAGNILLTEPGQVKLGDFGSASIIAPANSFVGTPYWMAPEVILAMDEGQYDGKVDVWSLGITCIELAERKPPLFNMNAMSALYHIAQNESPVLQSNHWSDYFRNFVDSCLQKIAQDRPTSDVLLKHHFLCRERPMTSVMDLIARTKDAVRELDNLQYRKMKKILFHEAHNGPAPEGADEEEDVEQYMLRTGTVNSMESSHSLPSMSISASSQSSSVNSLADGSDDSGEMAMMQEGEHTVTSNSSVLHKPLSHDNIYDDPYQPEVDLQREASSASGVGGGGSAGGGGGGGGGGGGGGGRRRRGRDHFATIRTASLVTRQIQEHEQGSALREQMSGYKRMRRQHQKQLMGLENKLKAEMDEHQLRLDKELENQRNSFSMEGEKLCKKHSAIMDKETKAVLTEEKKFQQHILGQQKKELTSLLESQKRQYRQRKEQLKEELNENQSTPKREKQEWLVHQKECLQQHQAEEESGLLRRQRQYYELQSRQYKRKMLLARHNLEQDLLREELNKKQTLKDLECAMLLRHHESTQELEFRQLNLVQRTRAELIRTQHQTELTNQMEYNKRREQELRQKHAVEVRQQPKSLKSKELQIKRQFQDTCKIQTRQYKALRNHLLENTPKSDHKAVLKRLKDEQTRKLAILAEQYDHSINDMLSTQALRLDETQEAEYKVLRMQLQQELELLNAYQSKIKIHTDTQHDREVKDLEQRVSIRRALLEQRIEEEMLSLQNERSERIRTLLERQASEIESFDSESLRLGFSGMALSGHPGDGYSKQGYPNAPPPAPRSASHWSHGAHPQSAALPQPSRRSHSSSGGGERGERRGGDSSSSHLALGRDGGREGHHSSSPSSSSSSQHQRHHLPQHYHHQSTPQLYRERERDRDREREREKERDWPGMRGAGVDLVHPLPLPFSHHLPSRSSSQSLAMLPPPPPAPPSVSGPSSSSSSSSSSQGGVYGGIRAAPSLMALRNSPQPLRRTASGGGPGAAAGPDGVLSRSTSVTSHISNGSHLSYS